From the genome of Flavobacterium luteolum, one region includes:
- a CDS encoding ZIP family metal transporter, producing MNYLLPLISVLLGYSVALFIKPENKTNLKLLLAFSGSFLLSLTVMHLLPDVYESHNHNIGIFIMVGILFQIVLEFFSKGAEHGHVHGHAKMSQIPWLLFISLCIHAFLEGFPVSHHHGLAVGIAIHHLPIAVILTTFFINADLNKKAIFAFMLTFAIMTPLGTVASEYLPFLSKYYTEITAIVIGILFHISSTIIFESSEGHKFNIAKVSMIVLGILLAFFL from the coding sequence ATGAACTATTTACTACCCTTAATTTCTGTACTTTTAGGATATAGTGTGGCTTTGTTTATAAAACCAGAAAACAAAACCAATTTAAAACTGCTGCTTGCATTCAGCGGTTCTTTTTTATTGTCTTTAACAGTAATGCATCTGCTACCAGATGTTTACGAATCGCATAATCACAATATCGGAATCTTCATAATGGTCGGGATTTTATTCCAGATCGTTCTCGAATTTTTCTCAAAAGGTGCCGAACACGGACACGTACACGGACATGCAAAAATGTCTCAGATTCCGTGGCTATTGTTTATCAGTCTTTGCATTCATGCCTTTTTAGAAGGTTTTCCAGTAAGCCATCATCATGGCTTAGCCGTCGGAATTGCCATTCATCATTTGCCAATTGCTGTTATCTTAACAACATTTTTCATTAATGCCGATTTAAACAAAAAAGCCATTTTTGCCTTCATGCTCACATTTGCCATTATGACGCCACTAGGAACTGTAGCATCTGAATATTTGCCTTTTTTAAGTAAATATTACACCGAAATAACGGCAATCGTAATTGGTATTTTATTCCACATTTCATCAACGATTATTTTTGAAAGCAGCGAAGGGCATAAATTTAATATCGCCAAAGTTTCTATGATCGTTCTCGGAATTTTATTGGCATTCTTTTTATAA